The Dethiosulfovibrio peptidovorans DSM 11002 genome has a window encoding:
- a CDS encoding branched-chain amino acid ABC transporter permease: MSAYAEGIFILLLINAIAAMGVSLLTGFTGIFTLGHAAYLALGSYTTAILTLDYGIAWLPAVLAGGIVAMVVGYLIGLPTLKLMGDYYAIASIGLAESIRLILENWQSLTNGARGLAGIDTFTTLPVALSFFIVMAIVAFCLINGRFGRSLKACRDDHVAAALLGFDVAKIRVASLSISALYCGLAGGLYAGFISFIQPMMFDMLKSTEMTAVVVFGGLGSMSGCILGTTVITMVTELFRPISQYRMLIYGLVLVLVMVLRPEGMMGQHEIGGLLKRLFRRGGDRS, from the coding sequence ATGTCAGCGTATGCCGAAGGTATTTTCATACTGTTGCTCATAAACGCCATAGCGGCCATGGGAGTGTCGCTCCTCACGGGGTTCACCGGGATATTCACCCTCGGTCACGCGGCCTACCTGGCCCTGGGCTCCTACACAACCGCCATACTCACGCTGGACTACGGCATCGCCTGGCTACCGGCAGTCCTGGCCGGTGGAATAGTCGCCATGGTAGTGGGCTATCTCATAGGACTTCCCACCTTGAAGCTCATGGGAGACTACTACGCCATAGCCTCCATAGGTCTGGCGGAATCCATAAGGCTCATACTGGAAAACTGGCAGAGCCTGACCAACGGAGCCAGAGGTCTGGCCGGAATAGACACCTTCACCACACTGCCTGTGGCGCTGTCGTTTTTCATAGTGATGGCGATAGTGGCGTTCTGTCTTATAAACGGACGGTTCGGCCGATCCCTCAAGGCCTGTCGGGACGACCACGTCGCAGCGGCTCTTCTCGGATTCGACGTGGCCAAGATAAGGGTAGCCAGCCTGTCCATATCGGCCCTCTACTGTGGCCTGGCCGGAGGGCTCTACGCCGGGTTCATATCCTTCATACAGCCCATGATGTTCGACATGCTCAAGTCCACCGAGATGACCGCCGTGGTGGTCTTCGGAGGTCTGGGCTCCATGAGCGGCTGTATCCTGGGAACGACGGTCATAACCATGGTCACCGAGCTGTTCCGACCTATCTCTCAGTACAGGATGCTAATCTACGGTCTGGTTCTGGTTCTGGTTATGGTCCTCCGTCCCGAAGGAATGATGGGACAGCACGAGATAGGAGGCCTTTTGAAACGACTTTTCAGGAGAGGCGGTGATCGCTCATGA
- a CDS encoding sensor domain-containing diguanylate cyclase, with translation MNRITDKKHLILAALLLFLGFVATSVANYTVSLYSLRKEIVNNDLPLTGDTVYSEIRRDLLIPVFISSSMAHDTFVRDWVLDGERDPYRMTRYLKEIQIKFDAITAFFVSNKTEIYYHADGILKRVSPDAERDVWFYRVKKMGNPYEINVDIDMANDDTMTIFINYKVFDYDGNFIGATGIGLTVNAVTKLIAQYRERYDREIYFTDGEGTITLRASDDGTDGRKTLFDRLERNEMAREILSRREDVPISRTFDRKGHTIHLDSRYIPEFDWYLFVEQNEDDVTKAIRHTLAINILVGGLITLVVTSLVALIVRNYERRVERLASVDELTGMWNRRAFDLAFAHLLEKFEGQCSVTMMDIDHFKHVNDTYGHLMGDRVLGHVCDVVTKAIGPDDVCGRWGGEEFIVLLKGRKKGDAVKTAEKIRRAVEASPYEDGDVVLPITVSLGVAEHHPGESRETTIARADQALYRAKESGRNRTESA, from the coding sequence ATGAATCGTATCACCGACAAGAAGCACCTGATCCTGGCGGCCCTGCTGTTATTTCTTGGCTTCGTCGCCACCAGCGTCGCCAACTACACCGTATCTCTGTACTCATTGAGAAAGGAGATCGTCAACAACGACCTTCCCTTGACGGGAGATACTGTCTACTCGGAGATACGAAGAGACCTCCTGATACCCGTATTCATATCCTCCTCCATGGCCCACGACACCTTCGTGAGGGACTGGGTGCTGGACGGAGAGAGAGATCCCTACAGGATGACCCGCTACCTAAAGGAGATACAGATCAAGTTCGACGCCATAACCGCCTTTTTCGTCTCCAATAAAACGGAGATCTATTATCATGCCGACGGAATACTGAAGAGGGTATCTCCCGACGCAGAGAGAGACGTGTGGTTCTACAGGGTCAAGAAGATGGGGAACCCCTACGAGATAAACGTCGACATAGACATGGCCAACGACGACACCATGACGATATTCATAAACTACAAGGTCTTCGACTACGACGGCAATTTCATCGGAGCCACGGGAATAGGCCTGACGGTCAACGCTGTGACCAAGCTGATAGCCCAGTACAGAGAGAGGTACGACCGGGAGATCTACTTCACCGATGGAGAGGGGACCATAACCCTACGTGCTTCGGACGACGGAACCGACGGCAGAAAGACCCTGTTCGACCGTCTGGAGAGGAACGAAATGGCCAGGGAGATCCTGTCCAGAAGGGAAGACGTTCCCATCTCCAGGACCTTCGATCGGAAGGGGCACACCATTCACCTGGACAGCCGCTACATCCCCGAGTTCGACTGGTATCTGTTCGTAGAGCAGAACGAAGACGACGTAACGAAAGCAATAAGGCACACCCTGGCCATAAACATCTTGGTAGGAGGGCTCATAACCCTCGTCGTAACCTCCCTGGTCGCCCTGATAGTCAGAAACTACGAGCGGAGGGTCGAGAGGCTGGCCTCGGTGGACGAGCTGACCGGCATGTGGAACCGCCGGGCATTCGACCTGGCTTTCGCTCATCTTCTGGAAAAATTCGAAGGCCAGTGTTCCGTGACCATGATGGACATAGACCACTTCAAACACGTCAACGACACCTACGGTCACCTGATGGGAGACAGGGTTCTGGGACACGTGTGCGACGTGGTGACTAAAGCCATAGGGCCGGACGATGTCTGCGGACGTTGGGGCGGAGAGGAATTCATCGTCCTTCTCAAGGGCAGAAAAAAGGGAGACGCCGTCAAGACCGCGGAGAAGATCCGCCGGGCCGTCGAGGCGTCCCCCTACGAGGACGGAGACGTTGTCTTACCGATCACGGTCAGCCTGGGAGTGGCGGAGCACCACCCCGGAGAGTCCAGAGAGACCACCATCGCCAGGGCGGATCAGGCTCTCTACAGGGCCAAGGAATCGGGACGGAACAGGACGGAGTCGGCCTAG
- a CDS encoding [Fe-Fe] hydrogenase large subunit C-terminal domain-containing protein has protein sequence MTPVAADPKTFPIYTVKNDCQDCYKCVRACPVKAIKIENGHAQEISDHCVLCGRCVEICPVGAKRIRDDRPEAERLLRSGKPVYVSIAPSWVGEFPDVSPGKMIRALKALGFAEIGETALGAQEVTASLAEFLRDAGPGLYLSTACPSAVEYVRRYLPHLTKCLTPVLSPLLAHCKLIRQAAGPDAPIVFFGPCIAKKVEADGHGDILACSLTFKDLRSWLEEKGIDLDRIEDGPEEFFPIKADEGTHYPIEGGMIETIKASGEFPDVRFLTISGMNSLQRALDKVDPRGFSVPVFMECLACPGGCINGPGSQKSHSSLSRWMNVKDFAGPLEKAPTRMVSVPVDEPYLPQGSDEGNVTEEQIKLALRMIGKTSEEDELNCGGCGYDTCRAMAKALVLGRAEVTMCVSYMRKKAQKKANALLRSMPSGVVIVDHDLSIVECNERFANLMGPETESLYDLSDGLKGARLARIAPAFAHLVEGVLDTDEDVHYDHFRAGEKLFEITVFSIEPHLTVGAVILDVTRREIRRDQIAHRANEVIRKNLATVQEIACRLGEHMADTEILLRDIAEGYGSESDPDPKSRGRTS, from the coding sequence ATGACCCCTGTAGCCGCGGATCCCAAAACTTTCCCCATATACACGGTCAAAAACGACTGCCAGGACTGCTACAAGTGCGTCCGGGCCTGTCCGGTAAAGGCAATAAAGATCGAGAACGGACACGCCCAGGAGATATCGGACCACTGCGTCCTCTGCGGAAGATGCGTCGAGATATGCCCGGTAGGGGCGAAGAGGATAAGGGACGACAGGCCAGAGGCGGAGAGGCTTCTGAGATCGGGAAAACCGGTGTACGTTTCCATAGCTCCATCCTGGGTGGGCGAGTTTCCCGACGTGTCTCCGGGAAAGATGATCCGTGCCCTGAAGGCCCTGGGTTTCGCAGAGATCGGGGAGACCGCCCTGGGAGCCCAGGAAGTGACGGCCTCTCTGGCGGAGTTTCTCAGGGACGCCGGACCGGGGTTGTATCTGTCCACCGCCTGCCCCAGCGCGGTGGAGTACGTCAGACGGTATCTTCCCCACCTTACAAAATGCCTCACCCCGGTGCTGTCGCCCCTTCTGGCCCACTGCAAGCTGATCCGGCAGGCCGCCGGACCGGACGCCCCTATAGTGTTCTTCGGTCCCTGTATAGCCAAGAAGGTCGAGGCCGACGGTCACGGCGACATTCTGGCCTGCTCCCTGACGTTCAAGGACCTGAGGTCCTGGCTGGAGGAGAAGGGCATAGACCTGGATCGCATCGAGGACGGGCCGGAGGAATTCTTCCCGATCAAGGCCGACGAGGGGACCCACTATCCTATAGAGGGCGGAATGATAGAGACCATAAAGGCATCGGGAGAGTTTCCCGATGTCCGTTTCCTGACCATATCCGGGATGAACTCCCTTCAGAGGGCTCTGGACAAGGTAGATCCCAGGGGCTTTTCCGTTCCGGTTTTCATGGAGTGTCTGGCCTGTCCGGGAGGGTGCATCAACGGCCCGGGCTCTCAGAAAAGCCATTCCAGCCTGTCTAGATGGATGAACGTCAAGGACTTCGCCGGACCTCTGGAGAAGGCCCCTACCCGCATGGTCTCGGTGCCGGTGGACGAGCCCTACCTACCTCAGGGATCGGACGAGGGAAACGTGACGGAGGAACAGATAAAGCTGGCCCTCAGGATGATAGGCAAGACCTCCGAGGAGGACGAGCTGAACTGCGGCGGCTGCGGTTACGACACCTGCCGTGCCATGGCGAAGGCCCTGGTGCTGGGACGGGCGGAGGTCACCATGTGCGTTTCCTACATGAGGAAGAAGGCCCAGAAGAAGGCCAACGCCCTCCTCAGGAGCATGCCCTCCGGCGTCGTCATAGTTGACCACGATCTGAGCATAGTGGAGTGCAACGAGAGGTTCGCCAACCTGATGGGCCCCGAGACGGAAAGCCTTTACGACCTTTCCGACGGCCTCAAGGGAGCGAGACTGGCCCGGATAGCCCCGGCCTTCGCCCATCTGGTCGAGGGAGTGCTGGACACCGACGAGGACGTCCACTACGACCATTTCAGGGCCGGGGAAAAACTCTTCGAGATAACGGTATTCTCCATAGAGCCTCATCTGACGGTGGGAGCGGTGATACTGGACGTCACCCGCCGAGAGATACGAAGAGACCAGATAGCCCACAGGGCCAACGAGGTCATAAGGAAGAACCTGGCGACCGTGCAGGAGATAGCCTGCCGCCTGGGAGAGCACATGGCGGACACCGAGATACTTCTCAGGGACATCGCCGAGGGTTACGGATCGGAGAGCGACCCGGACCCTAAATCCAGGGGGCGAACCTCTTGA
- a CDS encoding ABC transporter substrate-binding protein codes for MRKLFVLCMAVALCCTMAAGAMAEETVKIGYLAALTGDWAAYGQTEKNTAQLAVDEINAKGGIDGRKVELVVYDFRGRQEDAVNAVRRLLEEDKVSAIVGANASGINIATAALVNRAEVPQIGTVSTNPMVTVDRKGKVRPYSFRICFTDPYQGKLIAWFAAKELGKTKAAVLYDIASDYAQGLREFFIKSFEEYGGETVADEAFKGAQDVDFRAQLTKIREAGADVLVLPNMGKEMALIMKQARELGMDDLVFVGGDGYAEFMWEIAGKSMENSYWINHVSPSDPNMAKFFEDYEAKYNDECKEFVNGILGYDAMYWLFDAIDRADSTDSVKIAQALADTKDLQLHHATITMDEFHNPLNKDGIVLIAKDGKGQFFKKIKPE; via the coding sequence TTGAGGAAATTATTTGTTCTCTGTATGGCCGTCGCTCTTTGCTGCACAATGGCAGCCGGAGCCATGGCGGAGGAAACAGTCAAGATAGGGTATCTGGCAGCTCTGACCGGCGACTGGGCAGCATACGGTCAGACCGAGAAGAACACGGCGCAGTTGGCCGTAGACGAGATCAACGCCAAGGGCGGTATCGACGGCAGGAAGGTCGAGCTGGTCGTCTACGATTTCAGAGGTCGTCAGGAAGACGCGGTCAACGCGGTCCGTCGTCTTCTCGAGGAAGACAAGGTATCGGCCATAGTCGGAGCCAACGCCAGCGGCATAAACATAGCCACGGCGGCTCTGGTCAACAGGGCCGAGGTTCCCCAGATCGGCACCGTCTCCACCAACCCGATGGTAACTGTCGACAGAAAGGGCAAGGTTCGCCCCTACAGCTTCAGAATATGCTTCACCGACCCCTACCAGGGCAAGCTCATAGCCTGGTTCGCCGCCAAGGAACTCGGCAAGACCAAGGCCGCGGTGCTCTACGACATAGCCAGCGACTACGCCCAGGGACTTCGGGAGTTCTTCATAAAGAGCTTCGAGGAGTACGGAGGAGAGACCGTCGCTGACGAGGCATTCAAGGGCGCTCAGGACGTGGACTTCCGGGCCCAGCTCACAAAGATCCGCGAGGCCGGAGCCGACGTACTCGTCCTTCCCAACATGGGCAAGGAGATGGCCCTCATAATGAAGCAGGCCAGAGAGCTCGGCATGGACGACCTGGTATTCGTCGGCGGCGACGGCTACGCCGAGTTCATGTGGGAGATCGCCGGCAAGTCGATGGAGAACTCCTACTGGATCAACCACGTCTCCCCCAGCGACCCCAACATGGCCAAGTTCTTCGAGGACTACGAGGCCAAGTACAACGACGAGTGCAAAGAGTTCGTCAACGGCATCCTCGGATACGACGCCATGTATTGGCTCTTCGACGCCATCGACAGAGCCGACTCGACCGATTCGGTGAAGATAGCCCAGGCCCTGGCCGATACCAAGGACCTACAGCTTCACCATGCCACCATCACTATGGACGAGTTCCACAACCCCCTCAACAAGGACGGCATAGTCCTGATAGCCAAGGACGGCAAGGGACAGTTCTTCAAGAAGATCAAGCCCGAATAA
- a CDS encoding SpoIIE family protein phosphatase, which produces MNGPLFLEVDVAQRAKEGQCICGDSFLSHRMADKNRVLSVLSDGLGSGVKANILSSMTATMALRFAASDMDFLHSAEIMMEALPICQVRKISYATFTVVDSVLKGWTRMIEMDNPSSIVIRDGEVLPLSYREVESPRWNDRKIRMSEILTKPEDRIIIMSDGITQSGMGTYSHPLGWGEEGCRSFVLKTVRRRPDISAGDLAVRVMEEAISKEPSRRSGDDMTCAVMYFRRPRNLILLTGPPFSKDRDGEYAAALKDFEGTKVICGGTTAEIVGRRLGKSIETDLESWSPGVPPRSSMEGVDLITEGILTLTEAKKILESQRGLRETNPAAELARLLLDNDVINFVVGTRINEAHQDPTLPVEIEIRRNIVKAMATVLEEKHLKEVSIRYF; this is translated from the coding sequence TTGAACGGGCCTCTCTTTCTGGAGGTGGACGTGGCACAGAGGGCCAAGGAGGGGCAGTGTATCTGCGGAGACTCCTTTCTAAGCCACCGCATGGCCGATAAAAACCGGGTGCTATCGGTGCTCTCGGACGGACTGGGCAGCGGGGTGAAGGCAAACATACTTTCCTCCATGACGGCCACTATGGCCCTCCGCTTCGCCGCCAGCGACATGGACTTCCTCCACTCGGCGGAGATAATGATGGAGGCCCTTCCGATCTGCCAGGTCAGGAAGATAAGCTACGCCACCTTCACCGTGGTGGACAGCGTCCTGAAGGGATGGACCAGGATGATAGAGATGGACAACCCGTCCTCCATAGTGATCCGGGACGGCGAGGTCCTTCCCCTGTCGTACCGGGAGGTCGAGTCTCCGAGGTGGAACGACAGGAAGATAAGGATGTCCGAGATACTGACCAAGCCGGAGGACCGCATAATAATCATGTCCGACGGCATAACCCAGTCCGGAATGGGCACCTACTCCCACCCCCTGGGCTGGGGAGAGGAGGGGTGTCGCTCCTTCGTGCTGAAGACGGTAAGGCGAAGACCGGACATATCCGCCGGAGATCTGGCGGTCAGAGTCATGGAGGAGGCCATCTCCAAGGAGCCGTCCAGGAGAAGCGGCGACGACATGACCTGCGCCGTGATGTACTTTCGAAGGCCCAGAAATCTCATCCTGCTTACGGGGCCTCCCTTCTCGAAGGACAGAGACGGAGAGTACGCCGCCGCGTTGAAGGATTTCGAGGGAACCAAGGTGATATGCGGCGGAACCACGGCGGAGATAGTGGGCCGCAGGCTGGGCAAGTCCATAGAGACCGACCTCGAGAGCTGGTCCCCCGGAGTTCCGCCCCGGTCCTCCATGGAGGGAGTGGACCTCATAACCGAGGGAATACTCACACTGACCGAGGCCAAGAAGATACTGGAGAGCCAGAGAGGCCTGAGGGAAACCAACCCCGCGGCCGAACTAGCCAGGCTGCTGCTGGACAACGACGTAATAAACTTCGTGGTGGGAACCAGGATAAACGAAGCCCACCAGGATCCCACCCTGCCGGTGGAGATAGAGATAAGACGCAACATAGTAAAGGCCATGGCGACGGTGCTGGAGGAGAAACACCTCAAGGAGGTCTCCATAAGATACTTTTGA
- a CDS encoding branched-chain amino acid ABC transporter permease, translating to MATLIQQIINGLSLGSIYALIAVGYSLVYSILMFSNFAHGGFLIIGGYLCYFALNSAGFNIWVAGFGALIGAGFAAVATERLTYKPIRERTSVTLYLLIASMGMNIVIENIFVIVAGGRFRALPPVIPTTPVHLFGNATTSALDLISLVTAFVFLGGLQLFLTKTKWGLAIRAAACDLRVAGLMGVNTSKLISIVFFVAGLLAAVGGIFLSVRYTLYPQLGMITIKAFVAAVIGGLGSLPGAVVGSLILGLSEMLTAGFLSSQLRDLVVFSLLVITLIVRPTGLFGKDVKEKV from the coding sequence GTGGCAACGCTGATACAACAGATAATCAACGGTCTTTCCCTGGGCTCCATCTACGCCCTCATAGCCGTCGGCTATTCTCTGGTTTATTCCATACTTATGTTTTCCAACTTCGCCCACGGCGGTTTTCTTATCATAGGTGGCTATCTCTGTTATTTCGCCCTGAACTCGGCGGGGTTCAACATCTGGGTAGCCGGATTCGGAGCCCTAATAGGAGCGGGGTTCGCCGCCGTAGCGACCGAGAGACTGACCTATAAACCCATAAGGGAGAGGACCTCGGTCACCCTTTATCTTCTTATAGCCTCGATGGGCATGAACATAGTCATCGAAAACATATTCGTAATAGTAGCGGGAGGACGGTTCAGAGCCCTGCCGCCTGTCATACCGACGACTCCGGTTCACCTCTTCGGAAACGCCACCACCAGCGCACTGGACCTGATATCGCTGGTGACGGCATTCGTCTTTCTGGGGGGGCTTCAGCTCTTCCTCACCAAGACGAAGTGGGGACTGGCGATCAGGGCGGCGGCCTGCGACCTAAGGGTAGCGGGATTGATGGGGGTCAACACCAGCAAGCTGATCTCCATAGTGTTCTTCGTCGCCGGGCTTCTGGCGGCTGTGGGAGGAATATTCCTCTCCGTCCGCTACACTCTGTACCCCCAGCTGGGAATGATCACCATAAAGGCCTTCGTGGCGGCGGTCATAGGCGGTCTTGGATCCCTTCCCGGAGCCGTCGTCGGCAGCCTGATCCTGGGGCTTTCGGAGATGCTCACGGCTGGTTTTCTGTCCAGTCAGCTCAGAGACCTAGTGGTATTCTCGCTGCTTGTCATAACCCTCATAGTCCGTCCGACCGGCCTCTTCGGCAAAGACGTCAAGGAGAAGGTGTAG
- a CDS encoding (2Fe-2S) ferredoxin domain-containing protein, with protein MTSHTIVICMGSSCFSRGNQENLQEIKTFLKDNDLEDQVLLKGSRCEGECLKGPNITVDGRLFNGVKRENILSILEETLLGGSKP; from the coding sequence GTGACCAGCCACACCATAGTGATTTGCATGGGCAGTTCCTGCTTCTCCAGAGGAAATCAAGAAAACCTCCAGGAGATAAAGACCTTTCTGAAGGACAACGACCTGGAAGACCAGGTCCTGCTGAAGGGCAGCAGATGCGAGGGAGAATGCCTTAAAGGCCCCAACATAACCGTGGACGGAAGGCTTTTCAACGGGGTTAAGAGGGAAAATATCCTTTCCATCCTGGAGGAGACCCTTCTAGGAGGATCTAAACCATGA
- a CDS encoding Na/Pi cotransporter family protein, producing MSTANFFQILGGIGLFLYGIKLMSDALQDLAGDRLRQLIASLTSTPVKGVIIGALVTVLIQSSSGTTVMAVSFVQAGLMTLKQAVGVIMGANVGTTVTAQLIAFKIKDYALPIVGVGMILAVFGKSKRQKYLGNGLVGFGLLFLGMTTMEDSMKFLRGRQDIFLAFGHNPFLGILAGTGLTMLVQSSSATVGLTIAMAVQGLLPLDSAIPILMGDNLGTTITAILASFGASRSAKQAAASHVLFNLLGVCIFLAAMPLFKHVVLSTSHDIARQIANAHTLFNVTNTLIFLPFTTPFVALIKRIIPSDAKEMESGPLYLDSKLISAAPAAAADAVRKEVLRLGHIALDMLGDVHKAFVEDDPKMIDQVNQTEKIVNEMTHRIANYASELWEHHVSSDLSQVLSSYVNGLGDIERIGDHAQNLIEMYEYKREHKLFFSETGMAEFEQMYDLVRRSLSLSLEAIEKEDLAKANEVAEVLEEEIDEMEQRLRKSHIHRLNEGTCSPSAGVVFIDILSNFERIGDHAHNLSLIVRDMHRLHHGEA from the coding sequence GTGAGTACGGCGAATTTTTTCCAGATTCTGGGAGGAATAGGACTGTTTCTCTACGGCATAAAGCTGATGAGCGACGCCCTTCAGGATCTGGCGGGCGACAGACTCAGACAGCTTATAGCCTCCTTGACTAGCACTCCTGTCAAGGGTGTCATAATAGGAGCTTTGGTGACGGTCCTTATCCAGAGCAGCAGTGGAACCACCGTCATGGCGGTCAGCTTCGTTCAGGCCGGTCTGATGACCTTGAAGCAGGCGGTCGGGGTGATAATGGGGGCCAACGTAGGCACCACCGTTACGGCCCAGCTCATAGCCTTCAAGATAAAGGACTACGCCCTTCCCATAGTGGGAGTCGGTATGATTCTGGCGGTTTTCGGAAAGAGCAAGAGGCAGAAGTATCTGGGGAACGGTCTGGTGGGGTTCGGCCTGCTCTTTCTCGGCATGACTACCATGGAGGACTCTATGAAATTTCTCCGTGGCCGTCAGGACATATTTCTGGCCTTCGGACACAACCCGTTTCTCGGCATATTGGCCGGTACCGGGCTTACCATGCTGGTACAGTCCAGCTCCGCCACCGTCGGCCTGACAATCGCAATGGCGGTTCAGGGTCTGCTTCCCCTGGATTCGGCGATTCCCATACTTATGGGGGACAATCTGGGAACCACCATAACTGCCATCTTGGCATCCTTCGGCGCCAGCCGCTCGGCCAAACAGGCGGCGGCGTCTCACGTGCTGTTCAACCTGCTGGGGGTGTGTATCTTCCTGGCCGCCATGCCTCTATTCAAGCACGTGGTGCTGTCCACCTCCCACGATATAGCAAGGCAGATAGCCAACGCCCACACCCTTTTCAACGTCACCAACACACTGATATTCCTGCCCTTCACCACGCCCTTCGTGGCCCTGATAAAGAGGATAATACCCTCCGACGCCAAGGAGATGGAATCGGGCCCGCTCTATCTGGACTCTAAGCTCATATCCGCCGCTCCCGCTGCCGCGGCCGACGCGGTCCGAAAGGAAGTCCTTCGGCTCGGACACATCGCCCTGGATATGCTGGGAGACGTCCACAAGGCCTTCGTGGAGGACGATCCCAAGATGATAGACCAGGTCAACCAGACGGAGAAGATAGTCAACGAGATGACCCACAGGATCGCCAACTACGCCTCGGAGCTCTGGGAGCATCACGTCTCCAGCGACCTGTCCCAGGTGCTGTCCTCCTACGTCAACGGCCTGGGGGATATAGAGAGGATAGGCGACCACGCACAGAATCTCATCGAGATGTACGAGTACAAGAGAGAGCACAAACTGTTCTTCTCCGAGACTGGAATGGCCGAGTTCGAGCAGATGTACGATCTGGTGAGACGCTCCCTCTCCCTCAGCCTGGAGGCCATAGAGAAGGAGGACCTGGCCAAGGCCAACGAGGTGGCCGAGGTCCTGGAGGAGGAGATCGACGAGATGGAGCAGAGGCTCCGCAAGAGCCACATACACCGTCTGAACGAGGGAACCTGCTCCCCCTCCGCCGGAGTGGTCTTCATAGATATTCTCAGCAATTTCGAGAGGATAGGGGATCACGCCCACAACCTGTCACTCATAGTGAGGGACATGCACAGGCTCCACCACGGAGAGGCCTAG
- a CDS encoding MalY/PatB family protein, with amino-acid sequence MKKYDFDEIIERRGTDCEKWDGLEDTFGSRDLTPLWVADMDFKAPSEIIDALRDRVEHGIFGYTRYPDSWYDAFRDWVGKRHGWEIEKDWITHSPGIVTAMGLSLMAFTEPGDKVVIQPPVYHHFEEEIRLNARTPLTSPLKYENGRFTMDLEDLEKKLDGARMMILCNPHNPAGRVWTEEELRAVADLCVEHDVVLVSDEIHCDVIYKGHVHRPIATVSPEIKEKCAVFMAPSKTFNIAGFKASAVVIPNEKLREKFNSVLDSVHVGGGSCMSIPAFEAAYRHGGPWLDELLDYLEGSLDMIEEFLTREIPSVKLVRPEGTYVPLVDFRALSMSPEELHEFLINAGVAMNSGAMFGKGGEGFARLNIATPRSILQEGLKKIASAVRSLS; translated from the coding sequence ATGAAAAAATACGACTTCGACGAAATCATAGAACGACGGGGCACCGACTGCGAGAAATGGGACGGCCTCGAGGACACCTTCGGCAGCAGGGATCTCACCCCTCTTTGGGTTGCGGACATGGACTTCAAGGCCCCTTCGGAGATAATAGACGCCCTCAGAGACCGGGTGGAACACGGCATATTCGGCTACACCCGCTATCCCGACAGCTGGTACGACGCCTTCAGAGACTGGGTCGGCAAGAGACACGGCTGGGAGATAGAGAAAGACTGGATAACCCATTCTCCCGGAATCGTCACCGCCATGGGCCTTTCCCTGATGGCCTTCACCGAGCCGGGCGACAAGGTCGTTATCCAGCCCCCAGTGTACCATCACTTCGAGGAGGAAATACGGCTCAACGCCAGGACCCCCCTGACCAGTCCGCTTAAATACGAAAACGGCCGCTTCACCATGGATCTGGAGGACCTGGAGAAGAAGCTCGACGGGGCGAGGATGATGATCCTGTGCAACCCCCACAATCCGGCGGGCAGGGTCTGGACCGAGGAGGAGCTCAGAGCAGTGGCGGATCTCTGCGTCGAACACGACGTCGTGCTTGTGAGCGACGAGATCCACTGCGACGTGATCTACAAAGGCCATGTCCACCGTCCGATAGCTACCGTCTCCCCTGAGATAAAGGAAAAATGCGCCGTCTTCATGGCTCCCAGCAAAACCTTCAACATAGCGGGCTTCAAGGCCTCGGCCGTGGTCATCCCGAACGAGAAGCTGAGGGAGAAGTTCAACTCGGTACTGGATTCGGTCCACGTCGGGGGCGGATCCTGCATGTCCATACCGGCCTTCGAGGCGGCCTACAGACACGGCGGTCCCTGGCTGGACGAACTGCTCGACTACCTGGAGGGCAGCCTGGACATGATAGAGGAATTCCTCACCAGGGAGATCCCCTCCGTCAAGCTGGTGCGTCCCGAGGGAACCTACGTGCCTCTGGTGGACTTCAGAGCCCTGAGCATGTCTCCGGAGGAGCTGCACGAGTTTCTCATTAACGCCGGGGTGGCCATGAACAGCGGGGCCATGTTCGGCAAGGGGGGAGAGGGCTTCGCCAGGTTGAATATCGCCACTCCGAGGTCCATACTGCAAGAGGGGCTGAAAAAGATAGCCTCGGCAGTTAGGTCGTTGAGCTAG